GGCCGCGAGCTGCTGGTGCAGGAAAGCCCGGAAAGCCCCTTCCGCCCCGGCGACAAGGTGCGGGTGCTGGTGCGGGCCAAGGCAGTGGTGGTGGGGCGGGGGAGGTGAATGTTTAGGGTCTATAGTCCATGGTCTATAGCCCCAAAGACCCCCCTCCGCTTTGAACTCGGTGACTTTCCCTGGAATCCAACACGTCTCCACTTCCCCCTCGCATTTGGCCCTCAATCCTGAGGTTTCGGCTCTAGGGCTTCTTCTCTGGACTAAACGAGCGGCTTGTTCCTTGAGCATCTCTGGTTACAATAGCACTTGCTTTGGAAGGCTCAGCAGCTCAGGAAAACCCCGCTCTCCGGCGAATTCTGCTCACCCTCGAGTACGATGGTACCGGTTTTTCCGGCTTGCAGACCCAGGCTCAGAGTGAGCGTACCGTGCAGCAGGTGCTCGAGGCCGCCCTGGGCAAAATTCCCGGCGCCAGGCCCAAAATCTGGCCCTGCGGGCGCACCGACGCTGGGGTGCACGCGCTGGCCATGCCCGTCCATTACGACACCCAAGACCGCATCCCGGTCGAGAAAATCCCCTATGCCCTGAACAGCCTTCTGCCCCCGGACATCCGCGCACTGCGGGCCGAGGAGGTGCCCCTGGGCTTCCATGCTCGCAAAAGCTGCCACTGGCGCGAGTACCGCTACCGCATCCTGCAGCGCCGCATGCCCCCCGCTCTGGATCGCCACCGGGTCTGGTGGATCCCACAGTCCCTCAACCTGATTCCGCTGCGCCACGCCCTGGAGTCGCTGGTGGGCACCCACGACTTTAGGGCTTTTGCCGTCAAGGAGGAGCGCTCCACCGTGCGCGAAATCTACCGCGCCCACCTCGAGGTCTGGCCCACCGAGGGCGGGCGGGAAATCTGGCTCGAGTTCGTGGGTTCGGGCTTTTTACGTGGGCAGGTGCGCAGCATGGTGGGCACACTGGTCGAGGTGGGGCTGGGCAAGCGGGACTCGAGCTCCATGAGGCATCTGTTGGAGCAGGGCACGCGCAAGGATGCCGGGGCTACCGCTCCGGCCCAAGGTCTGTACTTTGTACGTGCAGGCTACCAGCCCTATCGCCACTGATATCGCACATAAAACCTTACGGCCTCCACCGGGGCTCTGGACAGGTCTACCGCCAAACGAAGCTGCTCGTTCCAGCTATAAGCCATCCCCAGTAGCAGCTTGCGCGGCTGTTGCAACCAGGCCTGCAGGCGTT
This genomic stretch from Meiothermus sp. harbors:
- the truA gene encoding tRNA pseudouridine(38-40) synthase TruA, with the translated sequence MEGSAAQENPALRRILLTLEYDGTGFSGLQTQAQSERTVQQVLEAALGKIPGARPKIWPCGRTDAGVHALAMPVHYDTQDRIPVEKIPYALNSLLPPDIRALRAEEVPLGFHARKSCHWREYRYRILQRRMPPALDRHRVWWIPQSLNLIPLRHALESLVGTHDFRAFAVKEERSTVREIYRAHLEVWPTEGGREIWLEFVGSGFLRGQVRSMVGTLVEVGLGKRDSSSMRHLLEQGTRKDAGATAPAQGLYFVRAGYQPYRH